The following proteins are co-located in the Syntrophales bacterium genome:
- a CDS encoding sigma 54-interacting transcriptional regulator: MIHEDEKRGVIPFFKVQGKNFSFQLDQLTPIEKVSLEKDNLTMAILDAICDGVITIDFNMRITSFNRAAERITGFSATEARGQRCKDIFCGRGNINSKNCINECTIKMAAKQLKPVTVKRTIINKNGDPVIISSTGTILYDLNNHPVGGMGTFVDITALEKLKEGCHGEKYILGNVVGKNKKMMEIYEIIEAISDSVANVLIQGESGTGKGLIASAVHFSSINRNGPFVHVNCASIPENLLESELFGHVRGAFTGAVSDRQGRLELAHKGTLFLDEIGELTPGMQAKLLKVTEDKQFERVGGSKTIQADVRIISASNKDLPKAIQNNAFREDLYYRLNVIPIFMPPLRDRIDDIPLLIDHFLEKLKITMNKQVKEVSSKVLDILLNYAWPGNVREMENILEYAFIHCKGTIIDVQHLPISLQLLNNGIKAAVQVQSSPQPNQDRAKTLDTDTLRKVLEDCRWNRIETAKQLSVSRTTLWRMMKKYDLSK, encoded by the coding sequence ATGATTCACGAAGATGAAAAGCGGGGAGTGATCCCCTTTTTCAAGGTTCAGGGGAAGAATTTTTCTTTTCAGCTTGATCAATTAACACCTATCGAGAAGGTATCCTTGGAGAAAGATAATCTAACAATGGCGATCCTTGATGCCATCTGCGATGGTGTCATAACTATTGATTTCAACATGCGGATCACATCTTTCAATCGTGCGGCTGAGCGGATAACCGGGTTTTCGGCGACTGAGGCCCGGGGACAGCGGTGTAAGGACATATTCTGTGGAAGAGGAAATATTAACAGCAAAAATTGTATAAATGAATGCACCATTAAAATGGCGGCAAAGCAGTTGAAACCGGTCACTGTAAAGAGGACAATTATTAACAAGAACGGCGATCCTGTAATAATTTCTTCAACTGGTACGATTCTTTATGACCTCAACAACCATCCTGTTGGAGGTATGGGAACTTTCGTTGACATCACCGCCCTTGAGAAACTGAAAGAGGGATGTCACGGCGAGAAATATATATTGGGGAATGTTGTTGGGAAAAATAAAAAAATGATGGAAATATATGAAATAATTGAAGCTATTTCCGATAGCGTCGCCAATGTTCTCATTCAGGGCGAAAGCGGGACAGGCAAGGGTCTGATTGCCAGCGCCGTCCATTTTTCCAGCATTAACCGCAATGGTCCCTTTGTTCATGTCAATTGCGCTTCTATTCCCGAAAATTTACTTGAAAGCGAACTGTTCGGCCATGTGAGAGGGGCTTTCACTGGGGCGGTCAGTGATCGCCAGGGGAGATTAGAGCTCGCGCATAAGGGCACCCTCTTCCTGGATGAAATTGGCGAGCTAACCCCTGGGATGCAGGCCAAGTTATTGAAAGTGACTGAAGACAAGCAATTTGAAAGGGTCGGAGGATCGAAAACGATCCAGGCAGATGTGCGGATTATTTCAGCCAGCAACAAGGACTTGCCGAAGGCTATTCAGAATAATGCCTTTCGCGAAGATCTCTATTATCGGTTAAACGTCATCCCGATTTTTATGCCGCCCCTTCGCGATCGTATTGACGACATTCCTCTTTTGATTGACCATTTTCTGGAAAAGCTTAAAATAACTATGAATAAGCAGGTAAAGGAAGTCTCTTCAAAGGTTTTGGATATACTACTAAACTACGCATGGCCTGGAAATGTGAGAGAAATGGAAAATATTTTGGAGTATGCCTTCATCCATTGCAAGGGAACCATTATTGATGTTCAGCATCTTCCAATTTCCTTGCAGTTGTTAAACAACGGGATAAAAGCTGCCGTCCAGGTCCAATCCAGCCCGCAGCCAAATCAAGACCGTGCAAAGACGTTGGATACAGATACGTTGCGCAAGGTTTTGGAAGATTGTCGCTGGAACAGAATTGAAACAGCAAAGCAACTCAGTGTGAGCCGCACTACTCTGTGGCGAATGATGAAAAAATATGATCTGTCGAAATAG
- a CDS encoding MBL fold metallo-hydrolase, whose amino-acid sequence MKVNFVGTAGLVPGMGLKVTGKRGQLSMLIDQDYLMEVGEGALRNLNANGTDLDAIKRILISHVHSDHFIGIVHVLYAMMKVRNRRDPLEIVGPSGIEKATRGLMSICELSIANDELRGYELKFIELGRAERFDDIRTAIGSHPTEIHAYRITRNGRSVFYNGESSYTREVLDLGRGADLFISTAVTLEPHLFHNTAEDVGRAATEAGVQRVAVVHWPTEYEGRREAFAKLVKKHFKGEVIVPNDFTEVEV is encoded by the coding sequence ATGAAGGTTAATTTTGTCGGCACCGCAGGGCTTGTTCCAGGAATGGGTTTAAAGGTTACGGGAAAGCGTGGGCAGTTATCAATGCTCATAGATCAGGATTACTTAATGGAGGTTGGCGAGGGCGCCTTAAGAAATTTAAATGCCAATGGCACGGATCTGGATGCAATCAAAAGAATCCTGATCTCCCATGTACACTCCGATCATTTTATCGGAATCGTCCATGTGCTTTACGCTATGATGAAAGTGAGAAACAGAAGGGATCCCCTCGAAATCGTAGGCCCCAGTGGGATTGAGAAGGCAACTCGGGGGTTGATGAGCATTTGTGAACTGTCGATTGCCAATGATGAGCTGAGGGGATATGAACTGAAATTTATTGAACTGGGGAGAGCCGAACGGTTTGATGATATTCGGACTGCCATCGGCTCCCATCCCACCGAAATACACGCCTACCGGATCACGCGGAATGGTCGCTCAGTCTTCTACAATGGAGAATCAAGCTATACCAGGGAGGTCCTCGACCTGGGAAGAGGCGCGGATCTTTTCATCAGCACCGCCGTGACCTTGGAACCGCACCTTTTTCATAACACCGCCGAGGATGTAGGGCGCGCAGCAACTGAAGCCGGGGTGCAGCGTGTTGCTGTCGTCCATTGGCCGACGGAGTATGAGGGCAGAAGAGAGGCGTTCGCGAAATTAGTCAAGAAACATTTCAAGGGCGAGGTTATTGTCCCGAATGATTTTACCGAGGTTGAAGTTTAA
- a CDS encoding B12-binding domain-containing protein: MSKEKLAALAMAVARGKADAQQLTKELISDNISVDQIFKEALVPAMEKVGEGMQEEEYAFPEVQGAIKAIQASLDLLRGTFPGGTAASAAIPQWEGGGELYEVGGHLINFVGKASGLGGYDLVLFFDECVRGLMQQIDLPCHKQAESTQKD, from the coding sequence ATGAGCAAGGAGAAACTGGCGGCACTGGCAATGGCGGTTGCCAGGGGGAAGGCTGATGCCCAGCAATTAACGAAGGAATTGATCTCGGATAATATCTCCGTAGATCAGATATTCAAGGAAGCCCTGGTTCCCGCCATGGAGAAGGTGGGAGAGGGGATGCAGGAGGAGGAATATGCATTTCCGGAGGTTCAGGGGGCGATAAAGGCCATCCAAGCGTCCCTTGATTTGTTGAGGGGGACCTTTCCGGGCGGGACGGCTGCCTCAGCCGCGATACCTCAATGGGAAGGCGGCGGAGAGCTCTACGAGGTGGGGGGGCATTTAATCAACTTTGTAGGCAAGGCCTCCGGACTTGGTGGTTATGATTTGGTTCTGTTCTTTGATGAATGTGTCCGGGGATTGATGCAGCAGATTGATCTGCCCTGTCACAAGCAGGCGGAATCGACGCAAAAGGACTAA
- a CDS encoding uroporphyrinogen decarboxylase family protein, which produces MVQKMTPKERLAAVDEFREPDVMPVFPRIMAQAIYSHKGWKLSDITTQTEIDGDKVAEAFLASVEEVGYDWPFGGYMDHAFGVPPLGGTLKIPDKFGVSVSIDKPVIEKREDWPAVQKKLPLDPMKDARCRGTLKSINIISKAIGDTHPLFAAYYTGITAANILFRKVEDLTLDAAEDPEFVDEMCKAATAWCNDWIRAQYKAGCNSFCYLGDHFGTDLISPKMGERFILPYIADTVAMVKKEFGQKTYLHIHGNFKGPKAYNLLEKLVKEAGVAGLHMDEKHDPKWIKENIVEKWHIPAGIIVHGADPIQSGPVEKIYAHVKEAIEAIGTPGLGYFMAPSCQILPDTSNANFKAWVDATHKYGKYPLGSWKEE; this is translated from the coding sequence ATGGTACAGAAGATGACACCGAAAGAAAGATTGGCGGCAGTGGACGAGTTTCGTGAGCCGGATGTGATGCCGGTGTTTCCAAGGATTATGGCTCAGGCTATCTATTCTCATAAGGGGTGGAAGCTGAGCGATATCACCACGCAGACGGAGATTGATGGAGATAAGGTGGCCGAGGCGTTTCTGGCATCGGTGGAGGAGGTAGGTTACGACTGGCCCTTCGGGGGGTACATGGATCACGCCTTTGGCGTGCCGCCGCTGGGAGGCACCTTGAAGATTCCTGATAAGTTTGGGGTGAGTGTGAGCATTGACAAGCCAGTCATTGAAAAGCGGGAGGATTGGCCGGCTGTTCAGAAAAAGCTGCCACTGGATCCAATGAAAGACGCCCGTTGCCGCGGCACCCTTAAGTCGATCAATATCATATCAAAGGCGATTGGCGATACCCATCCCCTTTTTGCGGCTTACTATACGGGAATTACGGCTGCCAATATCCTCTTTCGCAAGGTGGAGGACCTTACACTCGACGCGGCCGAAGATCCCGAGTTTGTTGATGAGATGTGCAAGGCGGCAACAGCCTGGTGCAATGACTGGATCCGGGCCCAGTACAAGGCCGGCTGCAACAGTTTCTGCTATCTGGGGGATCATTTTGGGACAGATTTGATTTCACCGAAGATGGGGGAGCGCTTCATTCTTCCTTATATCGCCGACACGGTGGCCATGGTGAAAAAGGAATTCGGCCAGAAGACCTATCTGCACATTCATGGAAATTTCAAAGGGCCTAAGGCCTATAATCTCCTGGAGAAGCTTGTGAAAGAAGCGGGGGTGGCCGGGCTGCACATGGATGAAAAGCACGATCCGAAATGGATCAAGGAAAACATCGTGGAAAAATGGCACATTCCCGCGGGGATCATCGTTCACGGGGCAGACCCCATCCAGAGTGGTCCTGTTGAGAAGATTTACGCTCATGTGAAAGAGGCCATCGAGGCGATAGGAACGCCAGGGCTTGGCTATTTTATGGCGCCCAGTTGTCAGATCCTTCCTGATACATCGAATGCAAATTTCAAAGCTTGGGTGGATGCCACCCATAAATACGGAAAGTATCCTTTGGGATCTTGGAAAGAAGAATAA
- a CDS encoding corrinoid protein: MVEIGALKQIVIDGDGKKVIELVNAALAEGVTPQSLLTDHLIPGMVEVGQLMQDGEYFIPEVLKSAKAMNGALAILEPLLAIGGRESAGCVLMGTVDGDIHDIGKNLVCMLLKGGGFEVRDLGVSVPVQKFLEGVKLALQEREGKIVLGMSGLITPTLDGMPEVIKALEEAGLRDRVKVMVGGAPVTQEFCDSIGADGTAPDAPSTVALARSLLAA, encoded by the coding sequence ATGGTAGAAATTGGAGCGTTAAAACAAATAGTGATCGATGGCGATGGCAAAAAGGTGATTGAATTGGTGAATGCCGCTTTGGCCGAAGGGGTTACACCGCAGAGCCTTTTAACAGATCACTTGATTCCGGGTATGGTCGAAGTGGGGCAACTCATGCAGGATGGAGAGTACTTTATTCCCGAGGTTCTCAAATCGGCAAAGGCGATGAATGGAGCCTTGGCTATATTGGAGCCCCTTCTTGCCATAGGAGGCAGAGAGTCGGCAGGCTGCGTGCTTATGGGCACGGTGGATGGAGATATTCACGACATAGGGAAAAATCTTGTCTGCATGCTGCTGAAAGGAGGCGGATTCGAGGTAAGAGATTTGGGCGTTTCCGTCCCGGTACAAAAATTTCTTGAGGGAGTCAAGCTAGCCCTTCAGGAGCGGGAAGGCAAAATTGTTCTCGGAATGTCAGGCCTCATCACGCCGACGCTTGATGGGATGCCGGAGGTGATCAAAGCGCTTGAAGAGGCAGGCCTCAGGGATAGGGTTAAGGTCATGGTCGGAGGAGCGCCAGTGACGCAGGAGTTCTGTGATTCAATAGGCGCAGATGGGACTGCCCCCGATGCGCCCAGCACGGTGGCGTTGGCCAGAAGCCTTTTAGCGGCCTGA
- a CDS encoding dihydropteroate synthase gives MSQNLTTVIRSETKEVEITRELPTVIIGECINPTGRKKLQEELRAGKFDIIRRDAVAQVEAGAAILDVNAGVAGMDEPVLMVQLINVVREMTDVPFCIDTANPKALEAALKVYKGKPLVNSVNGEEHKLSEILPMIKDYGAAVIGLTMDDEGLPRTADKRLSIAGKIIERAMKLGIPREDIVIDVLALAMGSEDKAGRCALDTIEAVVKEFGVNITMGASNISFGLPDRPSVNATFIAMAIRMGLTCPITNPLNEQVRSAIAAADLCMGRDEYASGWIKDYRKREKAKKAAAGAL, from the coding sequence ATGAGCCAAAATCTTACGACCGTGATTCGGTCTGAAACTAAAGAGGTGGAGATTACGAGGGAGCTCCCAACCGTTATTATCGGGGAGTGCATAAACCCCACGGGAAGGAAAAAACTGCAGGAAGAGTTAAGGGCAGGTAAATTCGATATTATCCGCAGAGATGCAGTAGCTCAGGTGGAGGCGGGAGCCGCGATTCTGGATGTAAACGCGGGTGTGGCAGGAATGGATGAGCCGGTCTTGATGGTTCAATTGATCAATGTTGTCAGGGAAATGACGGATGTTCCGTTTTGCATTGATACGGCAAATCCCAAAGCTCTGGAAGCGGCGTTGAAGGTGTATAAGGGAAAGCCGCTGGTCAATTCGGTCAACGGTGAGGAGCACAAGCTATCGGAGATTCTGCCCATGATCAAAGACTATGGGGCAGCGGTGATAGGTTTGACGATGGATGACGAGGGGCTTCCCCGGACGGCGGACAAGCGTCTCTCGATTGCAGGCAAGATCATTGAGCGAGCGATGAAGCTTGGCATTCCGAGAGAGGATATCGTAATCGATGTCTTGGCTTTGGCGATGGGTTCGGAGGATAAAGCAGGCCGGTGCGCGCTTGATACTATCGAGGCGGTTGTAAAGGAATTCGGAGTCAATATCACCATGGGGGCCAGCAACATTTCCTTTGGGCTTCCCGACCGTCCGTCGGTGAATGCCACGTTTATCGCCATGGCGATCCGGATGGGGCTCACCTGTCCTATCACCAACCCTCTTAATGAGCAGGTCCGTTCAGCGATTGCGGCGGCAGATCTCTGCATGGGAAGGGATGAGTATGCCTCAGGCTGGATCAAGGACTATCGGAAACGGGAGAAAGCCAAGAAGGCCGCTGCCGGTGCACTGTAG
- a CDS encoding ribonuclease Z, whose product MKVTFLGTAGLVPGGMGLTVTGKRGQNCMLIDDDYLIETGDGALRNINAYGVDLNKIKKIMISHLHSDHIIGIVHIIFDMMNVRNRKEPLEIVGPPGVEKTVRGMMSLTELPCADDAKRGFALVFRELGAAEKFDDVETAKGEHPSEAHAYKITRGGRSVFYNGESSFTKEVLDLARGADFFICTIPVIENHSFHIDPKMCGQAATEVGVTRVAAMHWPTQFEENREALADMVRKYFDGEVMIPDDFTVVEV is encoded by the coding sequence ATGAAGGTCACTTTTTTAGGAACTGCGGGGCTTGTTCCCGGGGGAATGGGGCTCACGGTCACAGGCAAGCGAGGGCAAAACTGCATGCTGATTGACGATGACTATTTGATCGAAACTGGCGATGGCGCTCTCAGAAATATTAATGCCTATGGGGTGGACTTGAATAAGATTAAAAAAATAATGATTTCACACCTGCATTCGGACCATATCATAGGTATAGTGCACATTATATTTGACATGATGAATGTCCGAAACCGGAAAGAACCGCTGGAAATTGTCGGACCGCCCGGTGTTGAGAAAACAGTCCGGGGGATGATGAGCCTTACTGAACTTCCCTGCGCCGATGATGCAAAACGCGGATTTGCTCTTGTCTTCCGTGAATTGGGAGCTGCCGAGAAATTTGACGACGTTGAGACAGCGAAGGGAGAACACCCCTCTGAAGCGCATGCATATAAAATTACCCGCGGCGGAAGATCAGTTTTTTATAATGGCGAATCAAGTTTCACCAAAGAGGTGCTTGACCTTGCCAGAGGCGCCGACTTTTTCATCTGTACCATTCCTGTTATTGAGAACCATTCGTTTCATATTGACCCGAAAATGTGCGGTCAGGCGGCAACCGAGGTCGGGGTGACACGGGTTGCGGCAATGCACTGGCCCACGCAATTTGAAGAAAATAGAGAAGCTTTGGCTGATATGGTTAGAAAATATTTTGACGGAGAAGTGATGATCCCGGACGATTTTACCGTGGTTGAAGTATAA
- a CDS encoding uroporphyrinogen decarboxylase family protein produces MNKKERFQAVREMRAPDYMPVWPRVMSQMLYAKGWMLPEVTGVDWYDSEKITQAVLDSIKYVGYDMAIPTYVDYAFGVPYLGGTISIPNKFGVAAGTTDMQAVMTKDDWPRIQKKLAHFDHKTSDPRMKGALEVITNVAKAVGDEMPLVPMYYVGTTAAMFLFRPNAAIMEDMSEDPEWVDDMAKVATDWSLDWIRAQYEAGANSVAFIAETMGTLMMSAKMCERFNLPNIVRVVETVKKEFNQSTWLHIHGNMRTPKAYQYLTLLVKEAGVEGFHFDEENPPDWIKENVVDKLGVPACIITDGARIASGPVEKIKAEVKEQMSVIGDGLGLMMAPSCQVLPATPNEHFKAWVDATHEYGKYPLSK; encoded by the coding sequence ATGAACAAAAAGGAAAGGTTTCAGGCAGTTCGCGAAATGCGGGCGCCGGACTACATGCCTGTCTGGCCGAGGGTAATGTCCCAAATGCTTTATGCAAAGGGTTGGATGCTGCCCGAGGTCACCGGAGTTGATTGGTACGACTCGGAAAAAATCACTCAGGCAGTCCTCGACAGTATCAAGTATGTAGGCTACGATATGGCGATCCCAACCTATGTGGACTACGCTTTTGGAGTGCCATACCTCGGCGGAACAATCAGCATCCCTAACAAATTTGGCGTAGCCGCCGGAACTACCGATATGCAAGCTGTGATGACGAAGGATGACTGGCCGAGAATTCAGAAAAAACTTGCTCATTTTGATCACAAAACATCTGATCCCCGGATGAAGGGCGCTCTTGAAGTCATTACGAATGTCGCGAAGGCCGTGGGAGATGAAATGCCGCTTGTGCCGATGTATTATGTCGGCACGACCGCCGCCATGTTCCTCTTCCGTCCCAACGCCGCCATCATGGAAGATATGAGCGAGGACCCTGAGTGGGTGGATGACATGGCCAAGGTGGCTACTGATTGGAGCTTAGACTGGATTCGGGCGCAATATGAAGCGGGCGCCAACAGCGTTGCCTTTATCGCAGAGACGATGGGAACCCTGATGATGAGCGCCAAGATGTGCGAACGGTTCAACCTTCCCAATATTGTAAGGGTCGTTGAGACAGTCAAAAAAGAGTTCAACCAGAGCACGTGGCTGCATATTCATGGCAATATGAGAACTCCGAAGGCATATCAGTACCTGACTCTGCTTGTGAAGGAAGCAGGCGTCGAAGGGTTTCACTTTGATGAGGAAAATCCTCCGGACTGGATCAAGGAAAATGTGGTTGATAAGTTAGGGGTGCCGGCCTGCATCATCACGGACGGGGCGAGGATCGCCAGCGGACCGGTGGAAAAGATCAAAGCAGAGGTAAAGGAACAGATGTCAGTGATCGGTGACGGATTAGGCCTGATGATGGCGCCGAGCTGTCAGGTGCTTCCTGCCACTCCTAATGAGCATTTTAAAGCATGGGTGGATGCCACTCATGAATATGGAAAATATCCACTCAGTAAATAG
- a CDS encoding thioredoxin family protein: MIKKIVFFTGGCPRSQITEKNLRKAVAEMGLEVEIESIDDPREHQKQGVSAFPTVKIDGEIKTVGIFRSVDYFKELFEDLASEQPPSV, translated from the coding sequence ATGATAAAAAAGATCGTGTTTTTTACTGGAGGCTGTCCCAGGTCCCAGATCACAGAGAAGAATTTAAGGAAGGCTGTTGCAGAGATGGGACTGGAGGTTGAGATCGAGAGTATAGACGACCCACGAGAACATCAGAAGCAAGGGGTTTCAGCTTTTCCTACGGTGAAGATTGACGGGGAAATTAAAACGGTGGGTATTTTCAGGAGCGTTGATTATTTTAAGGAACTCTTTGAGGACCTCGCTTCCGAACAGCCGCCTTCAGTATAG
- a CDS encoding ABC transporter substrate-binding protein, with amino-acid sequence MKFKRIVFSVLLVFFFMFSIPVFAQDVVTNEKAKITIGYAPFGMLETSVAKVKQFHKKYLPNVEVEWFFGLYSPHLVNNWIAGKLDVSYLGDMPAIMLQSKVKNTRWVSNGVSPRGEVLAIFVNNNSKAKTLKDLEGKSLATGIGSAQHRMIEAIMKKENIKFNLVNQSPEVALSNLEAGKVDAFGYWPPYIEMVKYKKVGRAIMADAVKYEPEVNATWPLVVSEAFNKKNPKIVEGLVRADIDLHKYIQANLDEASQIVFKELGEKIPLPVIKASLASYRYHDSIDKDAIQTVQMSVDFMKSKGYIKEGFDPAAWADPSYVNKILSGKK; translated from the coding sequence ATGAAATTCAAAAGGATAGTTTTTTCGGTGCTGTTAGTATTTTTTTTCATGTTTTCAATCCCGGTGTTTGCTCAAGATGTTGTCACTAATGAAAAGGCCAAGATCACCATTGGCTATGCCCCGTTCGGCATGTTGGAAACCTCTGTGGCCAAGGTGAAGCAGTTTCACAAGAAGTATCTTCCCAATGTAGAGGTAGAGTGGTTTTTTGGATTGTATAGCCCCCATCTCGTAAACAATTGGATCGCGGGAAAGTTGGATGTCTCCTATTTAGGAGATATGCCGGCCATCATGCTTCAAAGTAAGGTGAAGAATACGAGATGGGTTTCGAATGGCGTATCCCCTCGCGGGGAGGTGCTGGCGATTTTTGTAAACAATAACTCCAAGGCAAAGACGCTGAAGGACTTGGAGGGCAAATCGCTTGCTACGGGCATTGGCTCCGCGCAGCATCGCATGATCGAGGCCATCATGAAAAAGGAGAATATCAAATTTAACCTCGTAAACCAGTCACCGGAGGTGGCGCTCAGCAATCTGGAGGCGGGAAAGGTTGATGCGTTCGGCTACTGGCCGCCCTATATTGAAATGGTTAAATATAAGAAAGTTGGCCGGGCCATTATGGCTGACGCCGTTAAATATGAGCCCGAAGTGAATGCTACCTGGCCCCTGGTGGTAAGCGAAGCGTTTAACAAAAAGAATCCTAAGATTGTGGAGGGGTTAGTGCGTGCCGATATTGACCTTCACAAGTACATTCAAGCCAATCTCGATGAGGCTTCGCAGATCGTCTTTAAAGAGTTGGGCGAAAAAATACCTCTTCCCGTTATCAAGGCGTCATTGGCAAGTTATCGCTATCATGACAGTATTGATAAAGATGCGATCCAGACTGTGCAAATGAGCGTCGATTTTATGAAATCCAAGGGATACATAAAGGAGGGGTTTGACCCTGCAGCCTGGGCAGATCCATCTTACGTGAATAAGATTCTTAGCGGCAAGAAATAA
- a CDS encoding ABC transporter permease, protein MDSRTYCVSGITFERPSAFARTFSIKNLLKVISIGSLFVIWTLLVHFKVYRFGFLPGPAEVLVWGIEWVQNKVFWIDLVFTFARVWVGVVAACLIAIPMGLMIGWNKIFADFTFPMVEILRPIPGIAYIPVAIMFLPWEEASTAFICFIGAFFPIIINTIIGVKSIDQSYFRAAQCLGSTPRQIFWHVVVPGSLPYISSGAALGMGIGWMASVAGEMISGQYGLGYRIWESYTLIRYPLIVVGMIVIGVLGLASSSFIRYVTKRVVPWRKDMTESLDESITKK, encoded by the coding sequence ATGGATAGTAGGACATATTGTGTTTCGGGCATTACCTTTGAAAGGCCGTCGGCTTTCGCCCGGACATTCAGCATTAAGAATTTGTTGAAAGTTATCTCAATAGGGTCATTGTTTGTTATCTGGACCCTGCTGGTGCATTTTAAGGTATATCGTTTCGGGTTTCTTCCGGGGCCAGCCGAAGTATTAGTGTGGGGCATAGAATGGGTACAGAACAAGGTTTTCTGGATTGATTTAGTGTTCACCTTTGCCCGCGTATGGGTTGGCGTGGTTGCCGCGTGCCTTATTGCGATTCCCATGGGGTTGATGATCGGGTGGAATAAGATTTTTGCTGACTTCACCTTTCCCATGGTGGAGATTCTTCGGCCTATCCCGGGGATTGCCTATATTCCGGTAGCCATTATGTTTTTACCCTGGGAAGAGGCAAGCACGGCTTTTATTTGCTTTATTGGCGCCTTCTTTCCCATTATTATCAATACGATCATCGGGGTAAAGTCAATAGACCAAAGCTATTTTCGGGCGGCCCAATGTCTCGGATCCACCCCCCGCCAGATATTCTGGCATGTGGTAGTGCCGGGATCCTTGCCCTACATTTCCAGCGGGGCGGCACTGGGGATGGGCATCGGTTGGATGGCTTCAGTGGCGGGGGAGATGATATCCGGACAATATGGTCTTGGGTACCGCATCTGGGAATCTTACACCTTGATCAGATATCCTCTCATTGTTGTAGGAATGATCGTCATCGGGGTTCTGGGATTGGCCTCTTCGAGCTTCATCCGGTACGTTACGAAACGGGTGGTGCCCTGGCGGAAGGACATGACGGAATCGTTAGACGAATCAATCACAAAAAAATAG
- a CDS encoding ABC transporter permease, with protein sequence MEIVRSFLRVLAGFILGAAVGFPIGVAIGYSRIFNYMLFPAVEIFRPIPPISWIPLSVLFFVNIESQIVFLTFYGAFFPIVYNTISGISNVDIQLPRAAMSFGVSKTQLLFRVILPAASPQIFAGLKIAVGITWLMVVAAEMIASKGGLGYLTWYNHTVMNYPMVFIGMGTIGVVGALSSLGIDRIGLRFTKWMDIF encoded by the coding sequence ATGGAAATAGTCCGTAGTTTTTTGAGGGTTCTGGCCGGATTCATTTTAGGAGCTGCGGTAGGGTTTCCGATCGGGGTAGCGATCGGCTATTCCCGGATTTTCAATTATATGCTCTTTCCCGCGGTAGAAATATTCCGTCCCATTCCGCCCATTTCCTGGATTCCCCTGTCTGTTCTGTTCTTTGTCAATATAGAGTCCCAGATCGTTTTTCTGACGTTCTACGGCGCTTTTTTCCCCATCGTTTACAACACCATTAGCGGCATCTCAAACGTCGATATACAACTGCCGCGGGCGGCGATGTCTTTCGGGGTCAGCAAAACTCAATTGCTGTTCCGCGTCATCCTGCCGGCCGCCAGTCCTCAGATCTTTGCCGGTTTGAAAATCGCGGTTGGAATCACCTGGCTCATGGTGGTGGCTGCGGAAATGATTGCCAGCAAAGGCGGGCTGGGTTATCTGACATGGTACAACCATACAGTGATGAATTATCCAATGGTTTTCATCGGAATGGGTACCATCGGCGTAGTTGGGGCTCTTTCCAGCCTGGGAATTGACCGCATTGGCCTGCGGTTCACAAAGTGGATGGATATATTTTAA